One window of Streptomyces sp. NBC_00273 genomic DNA carries:
- a CDS encoding GlxA family transcriptional regulator, producing the protein MSSSPRTVLVLLYDGVQSLDVTGPVEVFAALAHFPGRAGYAIRTVSPAGAPVRTSSGLTLVPDGDLASARPGPGTTVLVPGGRFSADFEPRLTDWLRTHGGGAERLVSVCTGGLLLAEAGLLDGRRATTHWNACERMARDYPAVAVEPDPIYVRDGPVATSAGVTAGIDLALALVEEDHGQDVALTIARHLVVFLRRPGNQAQFSAQLAAQTARRDPLRDVQQWIAEHPGEKLGVEHLAARARLSPRHFARAFQAETGVTPGRYVERVRVDHARRLLEESGEGIAQIARACGYGNPEALRRAFVRTLGQPPAEYRRRFRTSRR; encoded by the coding sequence ATGTCGTCATCGCCGCGCACCGTCCTCGTCCTCCTCTACGACGGGGTCCAGAGCCTGGACGTGACCGGGCCGGTGGAGGTGTTCGCCGCACTCGCCCACTTCCCGGGGCGGGCCGGGTACGCGATCCGGACGGTCTCTCCCGCGGGAGCGCCCGTCCGCACCAGCAGCGGGCTGACGCTGGTGCCGGACGGGGACCTGGCGAGCGCCCGGCCGGGGCCCGGCACCACGGTCCTGGTGCCCGGGGGACGGTTCTCGGCGGACTTCGAGCCCCGGCTCACCGACTGGCTCCGTACCCACGGGGGTGGCGCGGAGCGGCTGGTCTCCGTGTGCACGGGAGGCCTGCTGCTGGCCGAGGCGGGGCTGCTCGACGGGCGGCGGGCGACGACGCACTGGAACGCGTGCGAGCGGATGGCGCGGGACTACCCGGCCGTCGCCGTCGAGCCGGACCCGATCTACGTACGGGACGGACCGGTGGCCACCTCGGCGGGGGTCACGGCGGGGATCGACCTCGCCCTGGCGCTGGTGGAGGAGGACCACGGGCAGGACGTCGCCCTGACGATCGCCCGGCACCTGGTGGTGTTCCTGCGCAGGCCCGGCAACCAGGCGCAGTTCAGCGCGCAACTGGCCGCCCAGACGGCCCGCCGGGACCCGCTGAGGGACGTGCAGCAATGGATCGCCGAGCACCCGGGGGAGAAGCTGGGCGTCGAGCACCTCGCCGCCCGGGCCCGACTGTCACCGCGGCACTTCGCACGCGCCTTCCAGGCGGAGACCGGGGTCACGCCCGGCCGGTACGTCGAACGGGTCCGGGTGGACCACGCGCGGCGGCTGCTCGAGGAGAGCGGGGAAGGGATCGCACAGATCGCCCGGGCCTGCGGGTACGGGAACCCGGAGGCGTTGCGCCGGGCATTCGTACGGACCCTCGGCCAGCCGCCCGCCGAGTACCGCCGCCGTTTCCGCACGTCGCGCCGCTGA
- a CDS encoding ABC-F family ATP-binding cassette domain-containing protein, giving the protein MTATLVAKKLTAAHGERTLFADLDLVVAPGDVIGLVGVNGAGKSTLLRLLAGLDAPETGELRLSPPGAAVGHLPQEPERRPEESVREFLARRTGVAAAQAELDAATQGLVDGTPGADDAYANALDTWLNLGGADLDERAQEVADELGLAVGLDLPMTALSGGQAARAGLASLLLSRYDVFLLDEPTNDLDLDGLERLERFVKGLRAGTVVISHDREFLTRTVTKVLELDLAQQQINLYGGGYDSYLEERERARNHAREEFDEYAGKKSALEGRAQMQRNWMDKGVRNARRKASDNDKIGKNLRGESSEKQAAKARQTARAIERLEVVEEPRKEWELRMEIAAAPRSGSVVATLREAAVKRGDFSFGPASLQIDWADRVAITGANGAGKSTLLAVLLGRLAPDSGSATLGSGVLVGEVDQARGLFLGDEPLLEAFCAAVPETEPAEVRTLLAKFGLKAAHVLRPAATLSPGERTRAALALLQGRGVNLLVLDEPTNHLDLPAIEQLESALDAYEGTLLLVTHDRRMLDAVHVTRRLEVSGGKVTEL; this is encoded by the coding sequence ATGACTGCAACCCTCGTCGCCAAGAAGCTCACCGCCGCGCACGGTGAGCGCACCCTCTTCGCCGATCTCGACCTCGTCGTCGCCCCCGGCGACGTCATCGGCCTCGTCGGCGTGAACGGCGCCGGGAAGTCCACCCTGCTGCGGCTGCTCGCCGGGCTGGACGCCCCCGAGACGGGGGAGCTGCGGCTCTCCCCGCCCGGTGCCGCCGTCGGCCACCTCCCGCAGGAGCCGGAGCGCCGGCCCGAGGAGTCGGTCCGGGAGTTCCTGGCCCGCCGTACGGGCGTGGCGGCCGCGCAGGCCGAGCTCGACGCGGCGACGCAGGGTCTGGTGGACGGAACGCCCGGTGCGGACGACGCGTACGCGAACGCGCTGGACACGTGGCTGAACCTCGGCGGCGCCGACCTCGACGAGCGGGCCCAGGAGGTCGCCGACGAGCTCGGCCTCGCCGTCGGTCTCGACCTGCCCATGACGGCGCTCTCCGGCGGTCAGGCGGCCCGCGCGGGTCTCGCCTCCCTCCTGCTGTCGCGCTACGACGTCTTCCTGCTCGACGAGCCCACCAACGACCTGGACCTGGACGGTCTGGAGCGGCTGGAGCGGTTCGTCAAGGGGCTGCGGGCCGGCACGGTCGTGATCAGCCACGACCGCGAGTTCCTGACCCGGACGGTCACCAAGGTCCTCGAACTCGACCTCGCGCAGCAGCAGATCAACCTCTACGGCGGCGGCTACGACTCCTACCTGGAGGAGCGCGAGCGCGCCCGCAACCACGCCCGCGAGGAGTTCGACGAGTACGCGGGCAAGAAGTCGGCGCTCGAAGGCCGGGCCCAGATGCAGCGCAACTGGATGGACAAGGGCGTGCGCAACGCCCGCCGCAAGGCTTCCGACAACGACAAGATCGGCAAGAACCTGCGGGGCGAGTCGAGCGAGAAGCAAGCCGCCAAGGCTCGTCAGACGGCGCGGGCGATCGAGCGGCTGGAGGTCGTCGAGGAGCCCCGCAAGGAGTGGGAGCTGCGCATGGAGATCGCGGCGGCCCCGCGCTCGGGCTCCGTGGTGGCGACCCTGCGCGAGGCGGCCGTCAAGCGCGGGGACTTCTCCTTCGGCCCGGCGAGCCTGCAGATCGACTGGGCGGACCGGGTGGCGATCACCGGGGCCAACGGCGCCGGCAAGTCCACCCTCCTCGCCGTGCTCCTGGGACGGCTGGCTCCGGACTCCGGCTCCGCCACCCTCGGCTCCGGCGTCCTGGTCGGCGAGGTGGACCAGGCGCGCGGCCTGTTCCTCGGCGACGAACCGCTGCTCGAAGCCTTCTGCGCGGCGGTCCCCGAGACCGAGCCGGCCGAGGTCCGCACCCTGCTGGCCAAGTTCGGCCTCAAGGCGGCCCACGTCCTGCGCCCGGCGGCCACCCTCTCCCCGGGTGAGCGCACCCGTGCGGCGCTGGCCCTGCTCCAGGGCCGCGGGGTGAACCTGCTGGTCCTGGACGAGCCGACCAACCACCTCGACCTGCCGGCGATCGAACAGCTGGAGTCGGCCCTCGACGCCTACGAGGGCACCCTCCTGCTGGTCACCCACGACCGCCGCATGCTGGACGCGGTGCACGTGACCCGCCGCCTGGAGGTCTCCGGCGGCAAGGTCACCGAGCTCTAG
- a CDS encoding SDR family NAD(P)-dependent oxidoreductase, producing the protein MTTVLITGASAGLGAAFARGFAAKGCDLVLVARDKDRLDAVAAELARTYGTASEVLPADLLDPADCAAVTERLADPVRPVDILVNNAGFGLPAPFPHSPVEEEERMLDLLVKVPLRLTHAVLPGLRARRRGAVLNVSSVAGLLPTGTYGAAKAWITAFSESLRVDMAPYGVRVLAVVPGFTRTEFQERAGMDVSALRDAVWLEPEAVVAQALKDLALRRPVSITGRRYRAYALAARHLPRTFVAARMARKRRPPADRAA; encoded by the coding sequence TTGACCACCGTACTGATCACCGGGGCCAGCGCCGGACTGGGCGCGGCCTTCGCCCGCGGCTTCGCCGCCAAGGGCTGCGACCTGGTCCTCGTGGCCCGGGACAAGGACCGACTCGACGCCGTCGCCGCCGAACTGGCCCGCACGTACGGCACCGCGTCCGAGGTGCTGCCCGCCGACCTGCTGGACCCGGCGGACTGCGCGGCCGTCACCGAGCGGCTCGCCGACCCGGTCCGGCCCGTGGACATCCTGGTCAACAACGCGGGCTTCGGGCTGCCCGCGCCCTTCCCCCACAGCCCGGTCGAGGAGGAGGAGCGGATGCTCGACCTGCTGGTCAAGGTCCCGCTCCGGCTCACCCACGCCGTGCTGCCGGGCCTGCGCGCACGCCGCCGGGGCGCGGTCCTCAACGTCTCCTCGGTGGCGGGACTCCTGCCGACCGGGACCTACGGGGCCGCCAAGGCCTGGATCACCGCCTTCAGCGAGTCCCTCAGGGTGGACATGGCGCCGTACGGGGTCCGGGTGCTGGCCGTGGTCCCCGGCTTCACCCGCACCGAGTTCCAGGAGCGGGCCGGCATGGACGTCAGCGCGCTGCGCGACGCGGTCTGGCTGGAGCCGGAGGCCGTGGTCGCGCAGGCCCTGAAGGACCTCGCCCTGCGCCGCCCGGTCAGCATCACCGGCCGCCGCTACCGCGCCTACGCCCTCGCCGCCCGCCACCTGCCGCGCACGTTCGTGGCTGCCCGGATGGCCCGCAAGCGCCGGCCTCCGGCGGACCGGGCGGCCTGA
- a CDS encoding MAB_1171c family putative transporter, which translates to MASDLTAFGNWLAVPSVVCLWTAVLLRAPGALRSPQQRGLWLAVATAAAAMTLNLPDVVSYAMSRGPGYAHTIGLVRNLIGVLSAGAVLYFVAATTRGRRLQLTACVATAAWLGALLALDAAAPDHGTHTMPPVGDPVPSLAYWLVLISAHVTANIVCVALCSRYSRRTESRGLAAGLRLFGLGTALAGLFWLAYLLKALFGSTWAMPALPLLMNLHGLLRAAAILVPTLFTFRRTCADIATTWRLWPLWRDLVEAVPHVALNKPRAWRVMELMWPPVPRNLLVYRKVIETRDAILILGEYVAPGALEQARGQVTGDGVPEQRATAHALARVLKEARQAKLDGAPGQPGEAAALELPAAIHTSQEGGDLADEARFLVDVAQAYAAPATTRK; encoded by the coding sequence ATGGCAAGTGACCTGACCGCCTTCGGCAACTGGCTCGCCGTCCCCAGCGTGGTGTGCCTGTGGACCGCCGTCCTGCTCCGCGCCCCCGGAGCCCTGCGCTCCCCCCAGCAGCGCGGCCTGTGGCTGGCCGTCGCCACCGCCGCCGCCGCGATGACCCTCAACCTCCCGGACGTCGTCTCGTACGCGATGAGCCGCGGCCCGGGCTACGCCCACACCATCGGCCTCGTCCGCAACCTCATCGGGGTGCTGTCGGCCGGCGCCGTCCTCTACTTCGTGGCCGCCACCACCCGCGGCCGTCGGCTCCAGCTCACCGCCTGCGTCGCCACCGCGGCCTGGCTCGGCGCGCTCCTCGCGCTGGACGCGGCCGCGCCCGACCACGGCACGCACACCATGCCGCCGGTCGGCGACCCGGTGCCCTCCCTCGCCTACTGGCTGGTCCTGATCTCCGCGCACGTGACCGCCAACATCGTCTGCGTGGCCCTGTGCTCGCGCTACAGCCGCCGTACCGAGAGCCGGGGCCTGGCCGCCGGGCTGCGCCTGTTCGGCCTCGGCACCGCCCTCGCCGGACTGTTCTGGCTGGCGTACCTGCTCAAGGCCCTGTTCGGCAGCACCTGGGCGATGCCCGCCCTCCCCCTGCTCATGAACCTGCACGGCCTGCTGCGCGCCGCCGCGATCCTCGTGCCCACCCTGTTCACCTTCCGGCGCACCTGCGCCGACATCGCCACCACCTGGCGGCTGTGGCCGCTGTGGCGCGACCTGGTCGAAGCGGTGCCGCACGTGGCGCTCAACAAGCCGCGCGCCTGGCGGGTGATGGAGCTGATGTGGCCGCCGGTCCCGCGCAACCTGCTCGTGTACCGCAAGGTCATCGAGACGCGCGACGCGATCTTGATCCTGGGCGAGTACGTGGCCCCGGGCGCCTTGGAACAGGCCCGCGGCCAGGTCACCGGAGACGGGGTCCCCGAGCAGCGGGCCACCGCCCACGCACTGGCCCGCGTACTGAAGGAGGCCCGGCAGGCCAAGCTCGACGGGGCGCCCGGGCAGCCGGGCGAGGCGGCCGCGCTGGAACTGCCCGCCGCGATCCACACCTCGCAGGAGGGCGGGGACCTGGCGGACGAGGCCCGGTTCCTCGTCGACGTCGCCCAGGCGTACGCCGCGCCCGCCACCACAAGGAAGTGA
- a CDS encoding Tex family protein: MTTSIEGRIAEELGVRERQVKAAVELLDGGSTVPFIARYRKEATEMLDDAQLRTLEERLRYLRELEDRRAAVLDSVREQGKLTDELAARIAAADTKARLEDIYLPFKPKRRTKAQIAREAGLEPLAEGLLADPSVEPAAAAAAFVDADKGVADPAAALEGARAILTERFGEDADLIGELRERMWGRGRLAAKVREGKEEAGAKFADYFDFAEPFTALPSHRVLAMLRGEKEDVLDLTLESEEPREEPGPSTYEGMIARRFGVNDRGRPGDKWLADTVRWAWRTKIQVHLGIDLRMRLRQAAEDEAVRVFASNLRDLLLAAPAGTRATLGLDPGFRTGVKVAVVDATGKVVATDVIYPHVPANKWDESLAKLARLAKEHAVELVAIGNGTASRETDKLAGDLITRHPELKLTKVMVSEAGASVYSASAFASQELPDMDVSLRGAVSIARRLQDPLAELVKIDPKSIGVGQYQHDLSEVKLSRSLDAVVEDCVNGVGVDVNTASAPLLSRVSGISGGLAENIVAHRDANGPFRSRKGLKDVARLGPKAYEQCAGFLRIRGGDDPLDFSSVHPEAYPVVRGMAKTAGSEVAALIGNSGVLRSLRPEQFVTEAFGLPTVTDILRELEKPGRDPRPAFKTATFKEGVEKIGDLAPGMILEGVVTNVAAFGAFIDIGVHQDGLAHVSALSKTFVKDPRDVVKPGDIVRVKVMDVDIPRKRISLTLRLEDEAGAERGAGAPRQREDRRGGGGGGGGRPPQQRGGSGGRNQGQGQGQGERGQGERGQGRRQGGGSAPAPANSAMADALRRAGLTAPEERRKK, encoded by the coding sequence GTGACGACGTCCATCGAAGGCAGGATCGCCGAGGAGCTCGGCGTACGGGAGCGGCAGGTCAAGGCCGCCGTCGAGCTGCTCGACGGCGGCTCCACCGTGCCGTTCATCGCGCGCTACCGCAAGGAAGCGACCGAGATGCTCGACGACGCCCAGCTGCGCACCCTAGAGGAGCGGCTGAGGTACCTGCGGGAGCTGGAGGACCGCCGTGCGGCGGTCCTGGACTCCGTACGGGAGCAGGGCAAGCTCACCGACGAACTGGCGGCGCGGATCGCCGCGGCCGACACCAAGGCCCGGCTGGAGGACATCTACCTGCCCTTCAAGCCCAAGCGGCGCACCAAGGCGCAGATCGCCCGCGAGGCCGGTCTGGAGCCGCTCGCCGAGGGCCTGCTGGCCGACCCGTCGGTGGAACCGGCCGCGGCCGCTGCCGCGTTCGTCGACGCCGACAAGGGCGTCGCCGACCCGGCCGCCGCCCTCGAGGGCGCCCGGGCCATCCTCACCGAGCGGTTCGGCGAGGACGCCGACCTGATCGGTGAGCTGCGCGAGCGCATGTGGGGCCGGGGCCGGCTCGCGGCGAAGGTCCGCGAGGGCAAGGAGGAAGCGGGCGCCAAGTTCGCCGACTACTTCGACTTCGCCGAGCCGTTCACCGCGCTGCCCTCGCACCGCGTCCTCGCCATGCTGCGCGGCGAGAAGGAGGACGTCCTCGACCTCACCCTGGAGTCGGAGGAGCCCCGCGAGGAGCCCGGCCCGTCCACGTACGAAGGCATGATCGCCCGCCGCTTCGGGGTGAACGACCGCGGCCGCCCGGGCGACAAGTGGCTGGCCGACACCGTCCGCTGGGCCTGGCGCACGAAGATCCAGGTGCACCTCGGCATCGACCTGCGGATGCGGCTGCGCCAGGCCGCCGAGGACGAGGCGGTACGGGTCTTCGCCTCGAACCTGCGCGACCTGCTGCTCGCGGCGCCCGCCGGCACCCGGGCGACGCTCGGCCTGGACCCGGGCTTCCGTACCGGCGTGAAGGTCGCCGTCGTGGACGCGACGGGCAAGGTCGTGGCCACGGACGTGATCTACCCGCACGTGCCCGCCAACAAGTGGGACGAGTCCCTCGCCAAGCTGGCCCGCCTCGCGAAGGAACATGCGGTCGAGCTGGTCGCCATCGGCAACGGCACCGCCTCCCGCGAGACCGACAAGCTGGCCGGGGACCTCATCACGCGCCACCCGGAGCTGAAGCTCACCAAGGTGATGGTCTCGGAGGCGGGCGCCTCCGTGTACTCGGCCTCCGCCTTCGCCTCGCAGGAACTGCCGGACATGGACGTGTCGCTGCGCGGCGCGGTCTCCATCGCCCGGCGCCTGCAGGACCCGCTCGCCGAGCTCGTCAAGATCGACCCGAAGTCGATCGGAGTCGGCCAGTACCAGCACGACCTGTCCGAGGTGAAGCTCTCGCGCTCGCTCGACGCGGTCGTCGAGGACTGTGTGAACGGCGTCGGAGTGGACGTCAACACCGCCTCCGCGCCGCTGCTCTCGCGGGTCTCGGGCATCAGCGGCGGCCTCGCCGAGAACATCGTGGCCCACCGCGACGCCAACGGCCCCTTCCGCAGCCGCAAGGGGCTGAAGGACGTGGCCCGGCTCGGCCCGAAGGCGTACGAGCAGTGCGCGGGCTTCCTGCGGATCCGCGGCGGGGACGACCCGCTGGACTTCTCCAGCGTGCACCCCGAGGCCTATCCGGTGGTCCGGGGCATGGCCAAGACGGCGGGCAGCGAGGTGGCGGCCCTGATCGGCAACTCGGGCGTGCTGCGCTCGCTGCGGCCCGAGCAGTTCGTCACCGAGGCCTTCGGCCTGCCCACCGTCACGGACATCCTGCGCGAGCTGGAGAAGCCGGGCCGCGACCCGCGCCCCGCCTTCAAGACGGCCACCTTCAAGGAGGGCGTCGAGAAGATCGGCGACCTGGCCCCCGGCATGATCCTTGAGGGCGTGGTCACCAACGTGGCCGCCTTCGGCGCCTTCATCGACATCGGTGTCCACCAGGACGGGCTGGCCCACGTCTCGGCGCTGTCGAAGACCTTCGTCAAGGACCCCCGGGACGTGGTCAAGCCGGGCGACATCGTCCGTGTGAAGGTCATGGACGTGGACATCCCGCGCAAGCGGATCTCGCTGACCCTGCGGCTGGAGGACGAGGCCGGGGCGGAGCGCGGCGCGGGCGCTCCGCGGCAGCGCGAGGACCGGCGCGGCGGTGGCGGTGGCGGCGGTGGCCGTCCGCCGCAGCAGCGCGGCGGGTCCGGTGGCCGCAACCAGGGTCAGGGCCAGGGTCAGGGCGAGCGCGGCCAGGGCGAGCGCGGCCAGGGCCGCCGGCAGGGCGGCGGCAGCGCCCCCGCCCCCGCCAACAGCGCGATGGCCGACGCCCTGCGCCGTGCGGGCCTCACCGCCCCCGAGGAGCGCCGCAAGAAGTAG